The Phyllostomus discolor isolate MPI-MPIP mPhyDis1 chromosome Y, mPhyDis1.pri.v3, whole genome shotgun sequence genome includes a window with the following:
- the P2RY8 gene encoding P2Y purinoceptor 8 produces MDINMTRPDNTTILMLKNPAIAVALPVVYSLVALVSIPGNLFSLWVLCCHIGPRSPSIIFMINLSVTDLMLAAALPFQIAYHCNGHHWVFGPRLCTVVTLVFYSNMYSSILTMTCISVDRFLGVVYPLASAPWRRRRYAVLTCLGMWALLLGALSPLARTDLTYAVEELGIVTCFDVLKSTMLPSVAMWAIFLFTLFIVLFLVPFLVTVACYTATILKLLRTPDPQGQAQRRRAVGLAAVVLLAFVTCFAPNNFVLLAHMVGRLFLGTSYYHVYKLTLCLSCLNNCLDPFVYYFASKEFQLRLRGYLRSGPPPPCPADARRDSLFSARTLSTGAADGPDAAARPFLQRQESVF; encoded by the coding sequence ATGGACATCAACATGACCCGCCCGGACAACACCACCATCCTGATGCTGAAGAACCCGGCCATCGCGGTGGCGCTGCCCGTGGTGTACTCGCTGGTGGCGCTGGTGAGCATCCCGGGCAACCTGTTCTCGCTGTGGGTGCTGTGCTGCCACATCGGGCCGCGGTCGCCCTCCATCATCTTCATGATCAACCTGAGCGTCACGGACCTCATGCTGGCGGCCGCCCTGCCCTTCCAGATCGCCTACCACTGCAACGGCCACCACTGGGTGTTCGGCCCGCGCCTGTGCACCGTCGTCACGCTGGTCTTCTACTCCAACATGTACTCGTCCATCCTCACCATGACCTGCATCAGCGTGGACCGCTTCCTGGGCGTGGTCTACCCGCTGGCCTCCGCGCCCTGGCGGCGCCGGCGCTACGCCGTGCTCACCTGCCTGGGCATGTGGGCGCTGCTGCTGGGCGCGCTGTCCCCGCTGGCGCGCACCGACCTCACCTACGCCGTGGAGGAGCTGGGCATCGTCACCTGCTTCGACGTCCTCAAGTCCACCATGCTGCCCAGCGTGGCCATGTGGGCCATCTTCCTCTTCACGCTGTTCATCGTCCTCTTCCTCGTGCCCTTCCTGGTCACCGTGGCGTGCTACACGGCCACCATCCTGAAGCTGCTGCGCACGCCCGACCCCCAGGGCCAGGCGCAGCGGCGGCGCGCCGTGGGGCTGGCGGCCGTGGTGCTGCTGGCCTTCGTCACCTGCTTCGCGCCCAACAACTTCGTGCTGCTGGCGCACATGGTGGGCCGCCTGTTCCTGGGCACCAGCTACTACCACGTCTACAAGCTCACGCTGTGCCTCAGCTGCCTCAACAACTGCCTGGACCCCTTCGTCTACTACTTCGCCTCCAAGGAGTTCCAGCTGCGCCTGCGCGGCTACCTGCGCTCCGGCCCGCCGCCGCCCTGCCCCGCCGACGCGCGCCGCGACAGCCTCTTCTCCGCCCGGACGCTGTCCACGGGCGCCGCCGACGGGCCCGACGCCGCCGCCCGGCCCTTCCTGCAGCGACAGGAGAGCGTGTTCTGA